A window of the Desulfobacula toluolica Tol2 genome harbors these coding sequences:
- a CDS encoding pyruvate formate lyase family protein yields the protein MKRKFDVYKKTDEVRDKLKEYTPGNLKTKLPLLDTLLELHRSATAAVDIERAKYMTAYLKETEHLNLPMPVRRAEAVAGYLSNREICFHDDNMLGGATTAKALGAPVYPEFFGLSIWPELGTISKRKDNPQFLDKKDADILNFDVFPYWMEKSMSEEVRKVDPFRQGLLEKMIIYTIAKAATISHTTPCYELVLEKGIQRIMEEAANKEEEQGNDKEKLFFYRSVRIAMQGILDYAANISREAARKADNETDPERKKNLQSIAEICKRVPAKPAETYHEAVNALWICQVCVFAENSNMAINPGRLDQILYPYFIRDYESGVLSIEEALKISGSLWFKIADNVNLVPEAAEKLFGGAGAVPAVTLGGVDKKGNNAVNELTYVLLKITELLPIRDPNVNARFHPEKNPVEYRNEVSRVILTNKAIPAFFNDIQNIRTLVNQGETLEHARDYAVIGCVELGSAGRDYSASSSIFMMMYTILYMTLHNGRTTVTGEKPLWKATGNPSEFNTFEDFWDAYAEQTKLMAENAISLNNTYGKTHQQFLPTPLLSAIFKGPLDKGKDLIQGGAIYNSSGVTHIGFPDVCDSICAIKDLCFNENNTGMNLSLAELVEAVDNNFKGHELLCAYLKNKAPKYGTDHPVAVDISGRLIDLGYEVFNTKQNYRGGNYRVAYWTMTNHAGYGSVTGALPSGRKANIPFSSGITPASQIDTCLTTALNCVAGLNSKHIPGAYALNMKFSPVECSLENADRFGSVVQAYMEKGGQQVQFNIQDYKTLEEARADPDSHPHLLVRVSGYSAYFKSLNEAMKDELIMRSQYKLSSGEFVPLIKKES from the coding sequence ATGAAAAGGAAATTTGACGTGTATAAAAAAACAGATGAAGTAAGAGATAAACTCAAGGAGTATACCCCTGGAAATCTGAAAACAAAACTTCCCCTTCTGGATACATTGCTGGAGTTGCACCGCAGCGCCACTGCCGCCGTCGATATTGAAAGAGCCAAGTATATGACGGCCTATCTCAAGGAAACCGAACATCTGAACCTGCCCATGCCGGTCAGAAGAGCTGAGGCTGTTGCCGGTTATCTGTCCAACAGGGAAATATGTTTCCATGACGACAATATGCTCGGCGGGGCCACCACTGCAAAAGCTCTGGGAGCCCCGGTTTATCCCGAGTTTTTTGGTTTGAGTATCTGGCCTGAGCTGGGAACTATCAGTAAAAGAAAAGATAATCCACAGTTTCTTGACAAAAAAGATGCCGATATTTTGAATTTTGACGTATTCCCCTACTGGATGGAAAAATCAATGTCCGAGGAAGTCCGGAAAGTGGATCCTTTTCGGCAGGGCCTGCTGGAAAAAATGATTATCTATACCATTGCCAAGGCCGCGACCATTTCACATACCACTCCTTGTTATGAGTTGGTACTTGAAAAAGGGATTCAACGCATAATGGAAGAGGCGGCAAACAAAGAAGAGGAACAAGGCAATGATAAGGAAAAATTGTTTTTTTACAGGTCTGTCAGGATCGCGATGCAGGGCATACTTGATTATGCAGCCAATATTTCCAGGGAGGCGGCCAGGAAAGCTGATAATGAAACCGACCCGGAACGAAAAAAAAACCTTCAAAGTATTGCAGAAATTTGCAAAAGAGTTCCGGCAAAACCGGCAGAAACCTATCATGAAGCTGTAAATGCCCTTTGGATCTGTCAGGTCTGTGTGTTTGCAGAAAACTCGAACATGGCCATCAATCCAGGACGCCTTGATCAAATATTATATCCTTATTTTATCAGGGATTATGAATCCGGAGTGCTTAGTATTGAGGAGGCGCTGAAAATTTCAGGATCCTTGTGGTTTAAAATTGCCGATAATGTTAACCTTGTGCCTGAAGCTGCAGAAAAACTTTTCGGGGGTGCGGGCGCGGTTCCCGCTGTCACCCTTGGCGGAGTGGACAAAAAGGGGAACAATGCGGTCAATGAACTGACATATGTTTTATTGAAAATCACGGAGCTTTTGCCGATTCGGGACCCCAATGTAAATGCCAGGTTTCATCCGGAAAAAAATCCCGTTGAATACAGAAATGAGGTCAGCAGGGTCATCCTTACCAACAAGGCCATTCCTGCTTTTTTCAATGATATTCAAAATATCAGGACCCTTGTCAACCAGGGGGAGACTCTTGAGCATGCCCGAGATTATGCCGTCATAGGATGTGTTGAGCTGGGAAGCGCCGGAAGGGATTACAGCGCCAGTTCCTCCATATTCATGATGATGTATACGATTTTATACATGACCCTTCACAACGGCCGAACAACGGTTACAGGAGAAAAACCGCTCTGGAAGGCAACCGGTAATCCATCTGAGTTCAATACCTTTGAAGATTTCTGGGATGCCTATGCGGAACAGACAAAGCTTATGGCTGAAAATGCGATCTCATTGAACAACACCTATGGAAAGACACACCAGCAATTCCTTCCGACTCCGCTTTTGTCAGCCATATTCAAAGGACCTTTGGACAAGGGCAAAGATCTGATTCAGGGTGGGGCGATCTATAATTCTTCAGGAGTCACTCATATTGGTTTTCCTGATGTCTGCGATTCCATTTGTGCCATAAAGGATCTGTGTTTCAATGAAAACAACACCGGCATGAATCTGTCCCTTGCCGAACTGGTTGAGGCGGTTGACAATAATTTCAAAGGGCATGAGTTGCTTTGCGCATATCTGAAAAACAAGGCGCCCAAGTACGGCACAGACCATCCTGTTGCCGTTGATATTTCCGGAAGATTAATTGATCTTGGATATGAAGTGTTCAACACAAAGCAAAACTATAGGGGCGGCAATTACAGGGTTGCTTACTGGACAATGACAAACCATGCAGGATACGGCAGTGTAACAGGAGCCCTGCCCAGCGGAAGAAAAGCAAACATACCTTTTTCCAGCGGCATCACACCGGCTTCACAGATAGACACTTGTTTGACAACCGCACTCAATTGCGTTGCAGGCCTCAACAGCAAGCATATACCCGGAGCCTATGCCCTGAATATGAAATTTTCTCCCGTGGAATGTTCTCTTGAAAATGCAGATCGATTTGGAAGCGTTGTTCAAGCCTATATGGAAAAAGGCGGACAGCAGGTTCAGTTCAATATACAGGATTATAAAACTCTGGAAGAAGCCAGAGCCGATCCTGACAGCCATCCCCATCTTCTGGTCAGAGTGTCAGGATATTCTGCTTATTTTAAATCCTTGAACGAGGCAATGAAAGACGAATTGATTATGCGAAGCCAGTACAAACTCTCTTCAGGTGAATTTGTCCCATTAATCAAAAAGGAGTCTTAA
- a CDS encoding DUF6765 family protein, giving the protein MQIDFHHTVTYVTARLAKFSMQDANIISHSAQYVDDAVNSGSIKFRNKAMYSRISSAHKMLDYRNFEELANHFTWVPFHFLPGNGGKRAGDNPDGSFVNKLVCYPDSYVAEDMMKSCIDCHDLPYGLHRLGITMHVLADTFAHQGFAGINHQINEVEGLKKKDDDNTTLLDKVANYFAHCFNRETSKIINDAFPLGHGAVLAFPDLPYLKWQYKNGFGKEIVRDNTKIFMDAVKRMHQAMVCFRMKDPDYTLEDWDEIPAKDLNKIEENFRAFEDEEGEDRHMKWLKSIAAGDFSFAEKGEENLSYIHNGKDSWKYKALKTKRESETKHELFPFSPEFLRSDWKLFHDALQIHRIDIIRDILPKYGICVA; this is encoded by the coding sequence GTGCAAATTGATTTTCATCACACAGTTACCTACGTTACGGCACGGCTGGCAAAGTTTTCAATGCAGGATGCCAATATAATCAGCCATTCTGCTCAATATGTGGATGACGCAGTTAATTCAGGCAGCATAAAATTTCGAAATAAAGCCATGTACAGTCGGATCAGTTCAGCCCATAAAATGCTGGATTATCGAAATTTTGAGGAGCTGGCCAATCATTTTACATGGGTGCCGTTTCATTTTTTACCGGGAAACGGCGGGAAAAGGGCAGGGGATAATCCGGACGGCAGTTTTGTCAACAAGCTGGTCTGTTACCCGGACAGTTATGTTGCAGAAGATATGATGAAATCCTGCATCGACTGTCATGACTTGCCATACGGGCTGCACAGGCTGGGCATTACCATGCATGTGCTGGCAGACACCTTTGCCCATCAGGGTTTTGCCGGTATTAATCATCAAATAAACGAGGTTGAAGGCTTAAAGAAAAAAGATGATGATAATACAACTCTTTTGGATAAGGTGGCCAACTATTTTGCTCATTGTTTTAACCGTGAGACAAGCAAAATAATCAATGATGCATTTCCGTTAGGTCATGGCGCGGTACTGGCTTTTCCGGACCTTCCCTACCTGAAATGGCAGTATAAAAATGGCTTTGGAAAAGAGATTGTGCGGGATAATACAAAAATTTTTATGGATGCCGTAAAGAGAATGCACCAGGCTATGGTCTGCTTTCGGATGAAAGATCCGGATTACACTCTGGAAGATTGGGATGAGATACCCGCCAAAGACCTCAATAAAATCGAGGAAAATTTCAGGGCCTTTGAAGATGAAGAAGGCGAAGACCGCCATATGAAATGGTTGAAATCCATTGCTGCCGGCGATTTTAGTTTTGCTGAAAAAGGCGAGGAAAACTTGTCATATATACACAATGGTAAGGATTCGTGGAAATATAAGGCACTGAAAACGAAAAGGGAATCCGAGACAAAACACGAGTTGTTTCCATTCTCCCCTGAATTCCTCCGGAGTGACTGGAAACTGTTTCATGATGCTCTACAGATCCACAGGATTGATATCATCAGGGATATCCTTCCAAAATACGGAATCTGTGTGGCCTGA
- a CDS encoding GGDEF domain-containing response regulator → MHNNRKSLPKILIVDDNKQNVELLVSLFEQEFRVVPATSGERALKIATSKNPPDIILTDIMMPEIDGYQLCTSLKNNPETRHIPVLFVTAISEVMDATKGFEAGAVDYITKPFHPPMVLARVNLHLAYQRKQKLLEDFAFIDALTEIPNRRRFDQVFENEVLRACRSSQSISLLFMDIDFFKKYNDTYGHGKGDSALRQVALMLQSTLKRAGDFVARYGGEEFVAVLPYADENEAFDISVKIRDAIATLKIPHKTSEVSPYITLSYGLISILPDMKIGLELIVEAADRALYEAKRTGRNKICRGKI, encoded by the coding sequence ATGCACAACAACAGAAAATCTTTGCCCAAAATTCTTATTGTGGATGATAATAAGCAGAATGTAGAACTTTTGGTCAGCCTTTTTGAACAAGAGTTCAGAGTTGTCCCGGCAACATCGGGAGAAAGGGCTCTTAAAATTGCAACATCCAAGAATCCGCCGGATATTATTCTTACCGATATTATGATGCCTGAAATAGACGGTTACCAGCTATGTACATCGCTTAAGAACAATCCTGAAACCCGCCATATTCCAGTTTTATTTGTTACGGCGATCTCAGAGGTGATGGATGCCACCAAGGGGTTTGAAGCAGGGGCCGTGGATTATATAACCAAACCTTTTCATCCTCCAATGGTTTTGGCCCGGGTCAATCTTCACCTTGCCTATCAGAGAAAACAAAAACTGTTAGAAGACTTTGCCTTTATAGATGCTCTTACCGAGATACCCAACAGACGAAGATTTGATCAGGTGTTTGAAAATGAAGTGCTTCGTGCCTGTCGTTCTTCACAATCCATATCCCTTCTTTTTATGGATATTGACTTTTTTAAAAAATATAACGATACCTATGGACATGGCAAAGGTGACAGCGCTTTAAGACAGGTCGCCCTTATGCTCCAGAGTACCTTAAAAAGAGCAGGAGATTTTGTTGCCCGTTATGGCGGAGAAGAATTTGTAGCTGTTTTGCCCTATGCCGATGAAAATGAGGCGTTTGACATATCTGTTAAAATACGAGATGCCATAGCAACACTTAAAATACCCCATAAAACCTCTGAAGTATCGCCCTATATAACTTTAAGCTACGGCCTTATAAGTATTCTTCCCGATATGAAAATAGGTTTGGAGTTAATTGTAGAAGCGGCTGACAGGGCATTGTATGAAGCTAAAAGAACAGGACGAAATAAAATCTGCCGTGGAAAAATATGA
- a CDS encoding response regulator, whose amino-acid sequence MKLNKKRKRLLSLSGRCTVCFLTVCVLLSVSFSIVFFITGRKQMMANLQTRLLNIVSVSRYFVDKNSHEGFLDFKKPDTALYRDIQKSLQNIRDEINDIYYVYTMTGNDKGEIVFLVDAEVNPLTAAKIGQVYEEPGNVLKKYFYKMSGPLVEKKIYTDQWGSWLSGYIPLKSTQYPIILGMDISASTIKQYTDKLLIQAALIFFSSFPFILLFGYLIGKTLVNPIIQMTRASEEIGKGNFDQRIFFESDDELGDLGDSLNIMAEQLQNNHAEMEAMIVKYRGLFDNAIEGIFQSSHEGKLITVNKSLAAMTGYGSPGNMLEKIKNMDEDFYAFKEDKKRFLQLIDKDKKVYGFRFQIRRNDNSFFWAEMNTRYIESEGLFEGRILDISERLEVEKAENERLAALASSNAKSKFLANMSHEIRTPLNAVIGLGDLLRRTALSEKQEQYLSKMNSSSHALLALINDILDFSKIEAGHLELEAIPFSLYEVIENLTEMFGLKANEKEIEFLVAIEKGIPNALIGDPTRLGQILINLTGNALKFIQKGEIVIKAGLEEEKEDGSLVFGFSVKDTGPGIEPSRINSIFDSFTQEDQSVTRKYGGTGLGLAITKQLVEIMGGDISVESKLGEGSKFSFTVCFKSQPLDKQLIINPPKDLRGLSVLVVDDNQAAREIISEIIVSFQMKVETASSGEQALFMLENGNNTYDLILLDWKMPGMNGIETARQIKRGVKLDKLPIICMISAYGREDLMQEADRSFLDVFLHKPINPSLLFNSIMEIYGRKRQDENFQENSFQEGDFLGSAQKNTAAIPHIKGNILLVEDNTINKEIALEWLTQAGLNVLCVENGREAIDQLEARPFDLVLMDIQMPVMDGLEATRILRSRKKFNSLPIIAMTAHALSGDREKGIEAGMNDYITKPIDPALLFKTLSIYLKPFLRSGRINSSKKSLPLHLTDIAGIDLATGLFRSNNNTLLYEKLLKSFYNDFFDASEKIKTMKNEKKYDDLKRYLHSIKGIAANLGAQNLSDKAADLETVPDFSGKENKEFLKEIKKVMEGLADFCKKTKQEIQTDLNLPPQPPSVIDVNTFINLLQEVEHDIFDDLNSVNRYINKHEHSFQYYLGAESFDLLKSYLSDFALEEAEEKIQSIIDHLTSGVNA is encoded by the coding sequence GTGAAACTGAATAAAAAAAGAAAAAGGCTGCTGTCATTATCCGGACGTTGTACAGTTTGCTTTTTAACGGTTTGCGTTTTATTGTCAGTATCTTTTTCCATTGTTTTTTTCATTACAGGGCGCAAACAGATGATGGCAAATCTTCAAACCAGGCTTTTGAATATTGTTTCTGTCAGCCGCTATTTCGTGGATAAAAATTCCCACGAAGGTTTTCTTGATTTTAAAAAACCTGACACTGCATTATATCGCGACATTCAAAAAAGTCTTCAAAATATTCGTGATGAAATCAATGATATCTATTATGTGTATACCATGACAGGAAATGATAAGGGAGAAATCGTTTTTTTGGTGGATGCAGAAGTAAATCCTCTGACAGCGGCAAAAATCGGTCAGGTCTATGAAGAGCCGGGCAATGTCCTTAAAAAATATTTTTACAAGATGTCGGGACCGCTGGTAGAAAAAAAAATATACACCGACCAATGGGGAAGCTGGCTTTCAGGGTATATACCTTTAAAGAGTACGCAATATCCGATAATTCTTGGTATGGATATTTCCGCAAGCACAATAAAACAATACACGGATAAACTTTTAATCCAGGCTGCTTTAATTTTCTTTTCATCATTTCCTTTTATTCTTCTTTTCGGTTACCTCATTGGCAAAACACTTGTTAATCCCATTATTCAGATGACCCGGGCCTCAGAAGAGATCGGTAAGGGCAATTTCGATCAAAGAATTTTTTTTGAAAGTGATGATGAATTAGGAGATCTTGGCGACAGTCTTAATATTATGGCAGAACAGCTTCAAAACAATCATGCTGAGATGGAAGCTATGATCGTAAAATACCGGGGCCTTTTTGACAACGCAATAGAGGGTATTTTCCAATCGAGCCATGAAGGAAAACTCATTACGGTTAATAAGTCACTTGCTGCCATGACAGGCTATGGATCTCCCGGGAATATGCTGGAAAAAATAAAGAATATGGATGAAGATTTTTACGCATTTAAAGAGGATAAAAAAAGATTTTTGCAGCTTATTGATAAAGATAAAAAAGTGTACGGGTTTCGATTTCAGATACGTCGGAATGACAACTCTTTTTTCTGGGCGGAAATGAATACACGTTATATTGAAAGTGAAGGTCTTTTCGAAGGTAGGATTTTAGATATATCTGAACGCCTTGAGGTTGAAAAAGCTGAAAATGAACGTCTGGCCGCATTGGCCTCATCTAATGCAAAAAGCAAATTCCTGGCTAACATGAGCCATGAAATTCGCACTCCCCTTAATGCTGTTATCGGGTTAGGAGATCTCCTGAGAAGAACAGCGTTGTCTGAAAAGCAGGAGCAGTATTTGAGTAAAATGAACTCTTCCTCCCATGCTCTTCTTGCTCTTATTAACGATATCCTTGATTTTTCAAAGATAGAAGCAGGGCATCTTGAGCTTGAAGCGATCCCTTTTTCTCTCTACGAGGTTATAGAAAACCTCACGGAGATGTTCGGCCTTAAGGCAAATGAGAAAGAGATCGAATTTCTTGTTGCAATTGAAAAGGGAATACCCAACGCTTTAATTGGAGATCCGACACGCTTAGGTCAGATTCTCATCAATCTTACGGGTAATGCCCTTAAGTTTATTCAAAAAGGAGAGATTGTTATCAAAGCGGGACTTGAGGAGGAAAAAGAAGATGGTTCTCTTGTTTTTGGTTTCTCTGTCAAGGACACTGGACCCGGAATTGAACCGTCACGCATCAACAGTATTTTTGACTCTTTTACCCAGGAAGACCAATCTGTTACGAGAAAATATGGCGGAACTGGGCTCGGTCTTGCCATCACAAAACAATTGGTGGAAATAATGGGAGGAGACATATCAGTTGAGAGCAAGCTTGGTGAAGGCAGTAAGTTCTCTTTTACCGTGTGTTTCAAATCCCAGCCCTTGGACAAGCAGCTGATCATTAACCCTCCAAAAGATCTTCGAGGGCTTAGCGTTCTTGTGGTTGATGATAATCAGGCAGCAAGGGAAATTATCAGTGAAATAATTGTCTCTTTTCAAATGAAGGTGGAAACAGCCTCTTCAGGTGAACAAGCTCTTTTTATGCTGGAAAATGGAAACAACACCTATGATTTGATTCTTCTTGACTGGAAAATGCCCGGCATGAATGGAATAGAAACAGCAAGGCAGATAAAAAGAGGTGTGAAATTGGATAAGCTGCCTATCATCTGTATGATATCAGCCTATGGAAGAGAAGATCTCATGCAAGAAGCAGATCGGTCTTTTCTTGATGTTTTTCTTCATAAGCCGATCAACCCGTCACTTCTTTTTAACTCTATAATGGAGATCTATGGGCGAAAAAGACAGGATGAAAATTTTCAGGAAAATAGCTTTCAGGAAGGTGATTTTTTAGGCAGCGCCCAGAAAAACACTGCGGCCATTCCCCACATCAAAGGAAATATCCTGCTGGTGGAGGATAATACAATTAACAAGGAAATTGCTCTGGAGTGGCTCACCCAGGCAGGATTAAACGTTCTTTGTGTGGAAAATGGGCGTGAAGCCATTGACCAGCTTGAAGCCAGGCCTTTTGATCTTGTATTGATGGATATTCAGATGCCGGTCATGGACGGTCTTGAAGCAACCCGTATTCTCAGATCAAGAAAAAAATTTAATTCTCTGCCGATCATTGCCATGACAGCCCATGCATTGAGCGGAGACAGGGAAAAAGGCATAGAGGCCGGGATGAATGATTATATAACCAAACCCATTGATCCAGCCCTTCTTTTTAAAACACTTTCCATATATCTTAAGCCTTTTTTACGATCAGGAAGAATTAACTCTTCAAAAAAGAGTTTGCCCCTCCACTTGACTGATATTGCAGGCATAGACCTTGCTACAGGGCTTTTTAGATCCAATAACAATACCCTTCTCTATGAAAAACTGCTCAAAAGTTTTTACAACGATTTTTTTGATGCTTCTGAAAAGATCAAGACTATGAAAAATGAAAAAAAATATGATGATCTCAAGCGATATCTTCATTCAATAAAAGGTATTGCCGCCAACCTAGGGGCTCAAAATCTGTCCGATAAAGCCGCTGATCTGGAAACCGTACCTGATTTTTCAGGTAAAGAAAATAAAGAGTTCTTAAAAGAGATTAAAAAAGTTATGGAAGGACTTGCCGATTTTTGTAAAAAAACAAAACAAGAGATACAAACAGATCTGAATTTGCCCCCGCAACCTCCTTCTGTGATAGATGTGAATACTTTTATTAACCTTTTACAAGAAGTTGAACACGATATCTTTGATGATCTCAATTCTGTGAACCGATATATCAACAAACATGAGCATAGTTTTCAATATTATTTAGGCGCTGAATCCTTTGATCTGTTAAAATCATATCTGTCTGACTTTGCACTGGAAGAGGCTGAAGAAAAGATTCAAAGTATTATTGATCATTTAACTTCAGGAGTTAATGCTTAA
- the rnhA gene encoding ribonuclease HI — MKYHTISTSKTGHGAIFTNSKEAKAYQVNHPGSVYQVFATMPSKIPAIREKNNSESEKAVRITKGQSGSITVYTDGSALNNPGPGGYGVIIQSNGTTHEFSQGYQHTTNNRMEMMAVITALKNIEDRDCPVTIHSDSQYTINGITKGWAKGWKKKGWKKSDGKPALNSDLWAVMLDLVEHFPKLSFKWVKGHAGNVLNERADILANSAASQQGGGMLVDEGYVR; from the coding sequence ATGAAATACCATACCATATCAACGTCAAAAACCGGACATGGAGCAATCTTTACAAATTCTAAAGAAGCAAAGGCTTACCAGGTTAACCATCCCGGAAGTGTTTATCAGGTCTTTGCCACCATGCCTTCAAAGATACCGGCTATAAGGGAAAAGAATAATAGTGAATCAGAAAAAGCCGTGAGAATTACCAAAGGCCAGTCAGGAAGCATCACGGTCTACACAGACGGATCAGCCCTGAACAATCCGGGACCGGGAGGATATGGTGTCATAATTCAGTCAAACGGAACAACCCATGAATTTTCTCAAGGATACCAACACACCACCAATAACCGAATGGAAATGATGGCTGTTATAACTGCCTTAAAGAATATTGAAGACCGTGACTGCCCTGTAACGATCCACAGCGACTCCCAATACACGATCAACGGGATCACCAAGGGTTGGGCCAAAGGATGGAAAAAGAAAGGCTGGAAAAAATCTGACGGGAAACCCGCTCTTAATTCTGATCTTTGGGCTGTCATGCTTGATCTTGTTGAACATTTCCCGAAGCTGTCCTTTAAATGGGTCAAGGGACATGCCGGCAATGTTCTCAATGAAAGAGCCGATATCCTTGCAAACAGTGCTGCCAGTCAGCAAGGAGGCGGCATGCTGGTTGATGAGGGTTATGTAAGATAA